Below is a genomic region from bacterium.
GATATTCGCGTTCATCGAGAATGTCCCGTCTATAATCATCGAGACGCATTGCACGATATGTGTTGCCCTCTTGGATAAGAGTCAAGCTGAAGGTGTTTATTATACTCTGAAATGCGGTTGCCCATGTGACGTTTCTCAGTTTAAGGTCCACTGTTCCGGAGATTCTGTTATCGACGATAATATTAATATCCCCGGTTTCAGAGAAAAAATTTACAACGGATTTAATATCTGCCGACTGAAATACTATTTGAGGAAATAACCTGTCTCCATGAGGAGATATTTCGTTAGCATTAGCAACACCTTCTTCGAGCTTTCTTAAAAAGTTGTATCCGACATCCTGGGCAAAAATGTTTAATGCTGCGGCTAAAAAGACGATGATGAGAATAGAGCTCTTTTTCATCGGTCTTTCACCTCCTTTGGCAAAGAAAGAGTTACTTGCCTGATTACTCCAAATTCTTCAATATTAAAGGTTACAGTAGTATCCGAGATTTCGGAGATGATGCCACCTTTAATGCTATCGCCGGTTCCATAAATGTAACCCCACCCTCGAGCATCTTGCAAAACTGCAATTTTATTGATTCCTCGTCCAGCGACTACTCCCACAAGCATAAGGTCCTCTACAATTGGGAATGCCTCTTCGCCGAGTTTTGATTCGGTTGCGGGTTTTGCTACTACAAATGGGTCAGGAAAATCCCAACCTCTATATACCACGAGAGGGCGAATATAGCTTGCGCCCTCTCCTAGAGAATCCCCAGATATAAAGGCTTTTTGAACCTGTTCCTCGTGCACTCTTCTAGTAGGTCTCGGTTTTTTTATAGAGGATGGGGGTTCCGAGGTTTTTTGAGTTTCGCTTTTTTCTTTTATAGGCTTGGCTTCGGTTTTTACTTCTTTGGGTGCTTCTTCTGTCTCCGATATTGGCTTTACCTTAATTTTATCGGCCGGAGTGGCTCTACTAATTGACCACTCAGTGAAATCAGGATAGCCGGGTGTAGGCACAATAACTTTGCCTGATCTGGGGCCATCAGACGAGCTAATTTCCCCTGTGGGTTCGGCCAACACAAATACAATTCGCGTAATAGGTGGATCGCTTTGAAATTGAGCTGAACGGGCTTCGACAACTATCCCCGGTGGAAGCGGAGGAATGTTTTTGTCCTTAAGGCGATGGATACCGCCAATTAGGTCGATAAGAAGCCGGTCTGGATTCTGGAGACGCGCGGTCTTAATCGATGAAGGCCCCGAAGTCAAAACTTCCGTGATCGTGTTATCGCCTTCTCGATATATCTTCAAACCCACGACATCATACTCAGAAGCCGAAATGCTTATAATAGTAACAAGGATTATTATTAATATTTTTTTCATCATTCTAGCGTTGGGATAATGCCCCCGGAAACTCCGCTGAGCGCATCGTCCTCAGTTGCGCGGGGTTTAGTGCCCGGAGTAGGTTTTGAAATAGCGCCTTGACTCGATTGATTAACTTCGGTTAACATAGAAGGCGGTTGAAGCCTTTCCTCGGTTTTAATATGATATGCATTTATTACAAACTCAGAGTTAACTGTCTCACTTCCCTTCGAGCTATTTTTTACCAAAAAGTTTTTAGTTGTAGCAACAAATTTAAGATTTGCGATTGATTCGAGGAAAGAACCAAGTTCATGATATTTACCAGAAATTACAATTCTATAAGGATTGGTATGATAGTATTCAGATGCCTCGGAGGGGATAACATCGAGTTGCCTGACCATCATGTTATTCTCTCTTGCCGAAATATTGAATTTTGTTACAAAATCTGCAACATCCCTTTCTGTTGGCATTAATTCCTCGAGAAGTTTATATCGAATAAAAAGCCTTTCAACCTCTTTTTTAAGTTGAGGTAGTTTAGCCGCGGAGAGTTTGATATTTGAAAGCTTAAGATTAAGCTGTTCTAAAGTTTCTCTTTTTTCCTGTATGATTTCTTTATTAGGAGTATATATCTGAGTGAGCCACAAAGCAAAAATAACACCGAAAATAAGAATCCCAGCGGCGATCTTTTGAACTTTATGGTCTTTAAAACTTATATTCAAGGCTCAGGTTTCTCCTGTTTGGCTTTTTTAACAGCATCCAGTGCAGCATTTTTCTCTTGTTCAAGAGCTTCTCGGCCCAAAGGCACAACTTTTGATGAAATAGGAGGAAGTTCATCCTTTATATTTATCTCTTCTTCGCCAATAAATTCTCCAGCATATTTCTCGGCAGTGGCAAATACTACATTTCCGGAAAGCTCGAAGCTATATTGCGTAACGCCTTCCGAAGTCGTGTTTTGTTCCCGAATATAATTCAACTTAATATCATCGAAATATTCCGAATTGATAAGACCGGCAATAAAATTGGCAATACCTTTAAGATTATAGCTTATACCTTTGACTGTAACGATCTTCTCAACTTCGACAAATTCGCTTATCCATAGAAATTCTGGTATTAAACTGGCAAACTCTTCGAATGTCTTAACCCAAAATGGTCTTTGGATTTCAAGCATTTTAATTGCTTCGATTCTCGTCGCTATTTTATCGCGTAACTCCTGAACTTGTTCGACCATGCTAACCTGTTGGCTAAAGCGTTGAATCTCGCTCTCCACTCTTGCAATTTCATTCTGAAGGGTTTCAATTTCATTTTGTTGTTGTTGAGTTTGGAACCAAAGAACAACAAGCCCTACAACCAAACAGACGAAAACATAAAGGAAATATTTATCGAAAAAAGGAACTTTCCTTTTTTTCCTAAGCTCCTGTGGTAGTAGGTTTACTTTAATCATACTAATCCGCCCTCAATACCAAACCAACAGCATTGGTATATATGGCTCCGATTTTTGATGGGTCCACTCCTCCAAATACTCCTTCCGCCGGCTGAAGATTCTTGAAAGGATTCATTATTTCAACAGAAACACCGGTCTTTTGCTCGATAGCTTCCGGCAAATAATCGATCAGGGCTCCACCACCACTTAGATATATTTTATCGACTTTCCTACCTTGTGTAACATTTTCGATGTAGCTAAAAGCGACATCTAAACCGAGTTTAATATCCTCAGCAGCATTGAAAACAGCCTCTTGAAAAGCGGTTTTATCTTCTATTGGGAATTTATCTAGCATTAAATCGTCGAGATCATCCCCTGTGAGCCTGAGCTCGGATTGAATATAATCCCATATCTGTCTAGCTCCAGTCGAGACATCTCTGACAGTATAATAGGTTCCATCAATTACAAAAGTTATATTGCAAAGCGCATGGCCAATATTAGTTAACGCGAAAACGCCCTCTTCAGGAAGACCATAATTAAACTCGAAAGCATTGAAAGTAGCAAAAAAATCGAGATCAATGGCAATGGGTTCCAGGCCAGCGTCGCGAACAGCGTAAAAATATTGTTCCACAAGTTCTCGCCTAGCAGCAACAAGAATAACATCCTCTTTTTTGCCATCAGGGGTTTTGCCAAGATGGTGATAATCCACGGCTAC
It encodes:
- a CDS encoding AMIN domain-containing protein, with the translated sequence MKKILIIILVTIISISASEYDVVGLKIYREGDNTITEVLTSGPSSIKTARLQNPDRLLIDLIGGIHRLKDKNIPPLPPGIVVEARSAQFQSDPPITRIVFVLAEPTGEISSSDGPRSGKVIVPTPGYPDFTEWSISRATPADKIKVKPISETEEAPKEVKTEAKPIKEKSETQKTSEPPSSIKKPRPTRRVHEEQVQKAFISGDSLGEGASYIRPLVVYRGWDFPDPFVVAKPATESKLGEEAFPIVEDLMLVGVVAGRGINKIAVLQDARGWGYIYGTGDSIKGGIISEISDTTVTFNIEEFGVIRQVTLSLPKEVKDR
- the pilO gene encoding type 4a pilus biogenesis protein PilO, producing MNISFKDHKVQKIAAGILIFGVIFALWLTQIYTPNKEIIQEKRETLEQLNLKLSNIKLSAAKLPQLKKEVERLFIRYKLLEELMPTERDVADFVTKFNISARENNMMVRQLDVIPSEASEYYHTNPYRIVISGKYHELGSFLESIANLKFVATTKNFLVKNSSKGSETVNSEFVINAYHIKTEERLQPPSMLTEVNQSSQGAISKPTPGTKPRATEDDALSGVSGGIIPTLE
- a CDS encoding PilN domain-containing protein; this translates as MIKVNLLPQELRKKRKVPFFDKYFLYVFVCLVVGLVVLWFQTQQQQNEIETLQNEIARVESEIQRFSQQVSMVEQVQELRDKIATRIEAIKMLEIQRPFWVKTFEEFASLIPEFLWISEFVEVEKIVTVKGISYNLKGIANFIAGLINSEYFDDIKLNYIREQNTTSEGVTQYSFELSGNVVFATAEKYAGEFIGEEEINIKDELPPISSKVVPLGREALEQEKNAALDAVKKAKQEKPEP
- the pilM gene encoding type IV pilus assembly protein PilM, with protein sequence MSILDSIRGRRSGSILGLDIGTFNVKIVNIVPPSVGKPKLLGFGLKTLPQSAIVEKDIKDHEGVIYAIQSLAEEIAPETNEVILNLSGHKVFTDRIQVSLGSKKGRLSEAVMIEAEQRIPTGTSGVAVDYHHLGKTPDGKKEDVILVAARRELVEQYFYAVRDAGLEPIAIDLDFFATFNAFEFNYGLPEEGVFALTNIGHALCNITFVIDGTYYTVRDVSTGARQIWDYIQSELRLTGDDLDDLMLDKFPIEDKTAFQEAVFNAAEDIKLGLDVAFSYIENVTQGRKVDKIYLSGGGALIDYLPEAIEQKTGVSVEIMNPFKNLQPAEGVFGGVDPSKIGAIYTNAVGLVLRAD